A DNA window from Porphyromonas gingivalis ATCC 33277 contains the following coding sequences:
- the gldL gene encoding gliding motility protein GldL, protein MGHYRRYKNILEMYLASHKGRRLLNIVYSWGAAVVILGALFKLLHLPMGNEMLFVGMITEFLVFFISGFEKPAMEYHWEEVFPELDSKNPMDRREMEQRREYLREKAKEAAAYAERPSSVRLASASLGTQPQEQPKPATPFQSQLTGILPEEQIQRLSEGIDKLAEAGEQLARIGRTAAAMTESYEQMQADQEGLRLNSQSYIQQMESLSRNISGLNTIYEIQLKGISSQIDTIDRINRGLAHIRDMYDNSVIDSSSFRNENERMARQLTQLNEVYARLLQALTTNVGLPGMPGNFGASNPSSSGSSPL, encoded by the coding sequence ATGGGTCATTATAGAAGATACAAGAACATCCTTGAGATGTATTTGGCCAGTCACAAAGGACGCCGACTTCTCAATATCGTTTATAGTTGGGGTGCTGCTGTGGTGATTTTGGGTGCTCTCTTCAAGTTGCTCCATTTGCCGATGGGCAATGAGATGCTTTTCGTGGGGATGATCACAGAATTCTTGGTGTTTTTTATCTCCGGTTTTGAAAAACCCGCAATGGAATATCACTGGGAAGAGGTCTTCCCCGAACTGGACTCGAAGAATCCGATGGACCGTCGGGAGATGGAGCAGCGTCGGGAGTATCTTCGTGAAAAGGCCAAAGAAGCAGCTGCATACGCGGAAAGGCCATCTTCTGTGCGCCTTGCCTCTGCCTCTTTGGGTACGCAACCGCAAGAACAGCCCAAGCCTGCCACTCCTTTCCAGTCCCAACTGACCGGAATACTGCCGGAAGAGCAGATCCAACGCCTGAGCGAAGGCATAGACAAACTGGCTGAAGCAGGCGAACAGCTTGCCCGTATCGGCCGGACTGCAGCCGCCATGACGGAGAGCTACGAGCAGATGCAAGCGGATCAGGAAGGCCTGCGTCTCAATTCGCAATCGTATATCCAGCAGATGGAAAGCCTCAGTCGCAATATCTCCGGCCTGAATACCATATACGAAATACAGCTCAAGGGCATCAGCTCCCAGATCGACACCATCGATCGCATCAACCGCGGATTGGCTCATATCCGAGATATGTATGACAATAGTGTCATCGACAGTTCTTCATTCCGCAACGAAAACGAGCGTATGGCACGCCAACTGACCCAACTCAACGAGGTGTATGCTCGCTTGCTCCAAGCCTTGACAACGAATGTAGGTCTACCCGGTATGCCCGGCAATTTTGGTGCTTCTAATCCTTCATCATCCGGCAGCTCACCCTTATAA